Proteins encoded together in one Amblyomma americanum isolate KBUSLIRL-KWMA chromosome 1, ASM5285725v1, whole genome shotgun sequence window:
- the LOC144112753 gene encoding uncharacterized protein LOC144112753 isoform X1: MCSAIVLSLLSPVQGIRELAVSLAQAALNSSHKGCSRPHLLFKEIDQHAAEVAADTEELLELIVTWSHGLKKQNTLLVLLNHPQVPVAMQNGILQLVTHVDSKVTSCLQLGALYTLEARECNDSPTSFVSFHGEDFDHHWQPCWTASSWIKASGSTMSSTLVVDKNCWRVPELFSGAAT, encoded by the exons ATGTGCAGTGCCATCGTGCTGTCACTACTGTCGCCAGTACAAGGCATCCGAGAGCTGGCTGTCAGCCTGGCACAGGCGGCATTGAACTCGTCTCACAAGGGGTGCAGCAGGCCCCATCTTCTTTTCAAGGAGATCGACCAGCATGCTGCAGAAGTGGCCGCTGACACGGA GGAGCTGCTGGAGCTGATAGTCACATGGAGTCATGGCCTGAAGAAGCAGAATACACTCCTGGTGCTTTTGAACCACCCTCAGGTTCCTGTGGCGATGCAGAATGGCATACTCCAACTGGTGACGCACGTTGACTCCAAG gttacttcatgtctccagcttggcgccttgtatactttggaagcacgggaatgcaacgactcgccaacaagtttcgtcagctttcacggtgaagactttgatcaccactggcaaccctgctggaccgcttcctcgtggatcaaggcatccggatcgactatgtcatcaacactcgtcgtcgataagaactgctggcgtgtcccggaactgttcagtggtgcggctacgtga